The following is a genomic window from Strongyloides ratti genome assembly S_ratti_ED321, chromosome : 1.
GattataagatattttttatatcgaaattatttaaaaataattaaagaaatttaattactgtgttaaaaaatttaccagTTACGccttaatttataaatactcAACTATAGAATTAAATATTAgttttttatcttttgttttaaaaatataccatttttttaatctttgatttttttttattctgtTTATAGtgcaatataaatataaagtaatttttataatattgtatttcataataaaagtatttttctttataatattaactatttaatattttttacttaaagaAGGAATGAATGGAACTTACAATATCTCCATTACTAGTGATGGTGATTTAGAGGTTGGAATAACAATATTGTCAAATATTCAAATAGGTTCAATTTATCTATTTCTTTCACTATCTCTATTTATTCTTCAAATCTTTACATCTctggtaaattaaaaaattaatagtattttttttataaaaaattgttattttttttagactttttataaaatcaacaagagtaaaaaaaatgttacttTTAAGATTATGGAATGTCATGGGATTTTAGCTTTAGTTTCATTAACATGCCATATGGTAACATcaattataacaattattaaattacaaagaaatatttattttgaaacaATAATTGGTTCATTCTTACAAACATCATACTTTGGTTGTGTTGAAATTATGTTTCTTCTTACTTTAAATAGATTTGATGTTATGTATGGGAATATAATTCTTTCAAGAATTCCAAGAGAAAAATTATACCAATGTATTAtgatattttgttttttattaatgatgccatttttgataatttatattattccAACTAGCAGATTAGTTTATGATTTTAGATCATATGAATGGCTATGCCTAATTAATCATAGAATTCTTGATGTTACTTGTTatgttgaaaataaaataatattaacacTCTTGGCAActtgttttattttacatgTATTCATATTTGGtaaagtaatatatttacGTTGTTATacatcaaaaaaaagttttttatcatttcaagatttaaaatttgtaattcATGCTGTATTATGTTTTGCATCTATTGCCATTTTAGAACTTATATGGAATAATGTGTTGTATTTTGTCTATTTTACAGAACTTACCTCTTTAATTCCACCAGTTCTTGCTATTATTGCTGCTGGATCTAATGCTATATTTACTATATGTTTTGTTaggtaaatttaaaaatatttttaattattgatatattttttttttccagaGAAATtcgaaaaaatatattaatttgttttcctaaaagaaaatttgtaAGTACTAGtgtttttattgaaaaaaacaGAGTTAcgaaatattaaattaataagctctatttaaaaaatcaattaataatttatttttaatacaaattattaatttaaagataaaaacaaaattagaaaatgtATGATGATGTATATCAAAGCataaaagatttttcaattattttttaaatatattaaaatttatataatttaatcacatgttaataacaaaagtgtaaatacaattatattaaatatattttattatttaata
Proteins encoded in this region:
- a CDS encoding GOLD domain-containing protein encodes the protein MKIFILIITSILHLAWSDNHVYSYFRGTILVNKGNKECYYQEILDVMYKSLNIHYINYGKDINNVVYTLYLNETNQLDSVKNTNIFNTSYDIEKYGIGEYKICFEVNDSWRNNEPIFLKLSLVKKKVHNENSNNLKYQDILPNFDSSLDKITEKLDTIEMEQDDYVHHERRSRHNAEKIFEIVNYKGMNGTYNISITSDGDLEVGITILSNIQIGSIYLFLSLSLFILQIFTSLTFYKINKSKKNVTFKIMECHGILALVSLTCHMVTSIITIIKLQRNIYFETIIGSFLQTSYFGCVEIMFLLTLNRFDVMYGNIILSRIPREKLYQCIMIFCFLLMMPFLIIYIIPTSRLVYDFRSYEWLCLINHRILDVTCYVENKIILTLLATCFILHVFIFGKVIYLRCYTSKKSFLSFQDLKFVIHAVLCFASIAILELIWNNVLYFVYFTELTSLIPPVLAIIAAGSNAIFTICFVREIRKNILICFPKRKFVSTSVFIEKNRVTKY